In Vicinamibacteria bacterium, the following proteins share a genomic window:
- the lptE gene encoding LPS assembly lipoprotein LptE, producing MRARAAAILGLLALGPGCGYALVGKGITTDPTIKRLGVPLFKDRTGKPGLDQKITQKVIEELQKRNRFTVVQEPSGVDALVEGEITAYTVTPVGLGAEGTRTQANRYAITLVAKITYKKIGQKDPIWASEGFSFRDEYDIGDAATGYFDREDQTIDRLGSAFARTLVAAMLEAF from the coding sequence ATGAGGGCGCGGGCGGCGGCCATCCTCGGTCTGCTCGCCCTCGGGCCCGGCTGTGGGTACGCCCTTGTGGGCAAGGGGATCACGACCGATCCCACCATCAAGCGCCTCGGGGTGCCCCTGTTCAAAGACCGCACGGGCAAGCCGGGCCTCGACCAGAAGATCACCCAGAAGGTCATCGAAGAGCTTCAGAAGCGCAATCGGTTCACGGTGGTGCAGGAACCGTCGGGAGTGGACGCCCTGGTGGAGGGGGAGATCACGGCCTACACCGTCACCCCCGTCGGTCTGGGCGCGGAGGGGACCCGCACCCAGGCCAACCGCTACGCGATCACGCTCGTGGCCAAGATCACCTACAAGAAGATCGGGCAGAAGGATCCGATCTGGGCCAGCGAAGGCTTCTCGTTCCGCGACGAGTACGACATCGGGGATGCGGCCACGGGCTACTTCGACCGTGAGGACCAGACCATCGATCGCCTGGGTTCCGCCTTCGCCCGTACGCTGGTGGCGGCCATGCTGGAGGCTTTCTGA